The DNA sequence GTTGGGCCCGCCGCTGATGGTGCCGTGGGTGCGGGAGAGCACCTCCAGCCAGCGCAGGGGACGGCGCAGGAAGGTGAGCGGCGACAGGAGGCTGGTGGAGAAGCCACCGTAGAGGGTGCCCAGGATGCCGCCGATGAGCCCCATGTCATGGTACGGCGGCAGCCAGATGACGCCGGCGCTGCCAGGGTGCATGCCGAACGCACCGTGGATGAGCTGCAGGTTGTGCAGCAGGTTGGCGTGCGTGAGCATCACGCCCTTGGGCGTGCCCGTGGAGCCTGACGTGTACTGCAGGAAGGCCAGCGAGTCGGGCCGCAGGGAGGGCCGCTGCCAGGAGTGCGCGGCGTCCGCGGGCAGCTCATCGGTGGCCACCCAGCGCAGGGCCTTCAGCTCCGGAGCGGACTCGAAGAGGTACTCCGCCATGGAGAGGATGAAGGAGGTGGTGAGCACCACCGTGGCCTGGCTGTCCTGGATGATGGCGCGCAGCCGGGGCAGGGTGCGCTCCAGGCGGGCGGGATCCGGTGGGTAGGCAGGGACGGCGACCACCCCCGCCGCCAGGCAGCCGAAGAAGCCGCTGACGTACTCGAGCCCCGGCGGGTAGAGGAGGACGGCGCGCTCGCCCGGAGCGGTGGACTGCTGGAGGCTGGCGCCAATGGCCCGCGCCCGTTGCAACAGCCCGGAATAGGCCAGGGTGCTCTCTTCGCCGTCGGTGTCCTCAACGAAGTGGAAGAGGGGCGCATCGGAGCGAACCGCAGCGCGCTCCTCGAGCAGCTCCACCAGCGTGGAGGAGGGAGACACGGGCATGGCGTTTTTCATGGGGCGCGTCGGAGCGGCAGGCACAAGGGAGCTCGTACAGGCAATCCCGCCTGCTCGATGAGGGCGGGAATCCTAACAGTCTCGGGCTTGTCCCTGAAAGCAGGCTAATGGAACATTGAGCCAAGAATGACGCAGCGCGTCGTCCTCTGGGCCCCGTATACGGCTTCCAGTTTAATTCTATTTAATCAGATAAAACTGGGGATGCGACAGGGCTGAAACGGCCCGTGCGCCGGGGGCGGGGAGGGGCTTTGCCGCCTACGCCGCCGCGACGAGCCTGCCGTACTCGAGCTTGATGACCCGGTGTGCCAGGTGGAAGAAGCGATCATCGTGGGTGATGACGATGACGCCCTTGCCGCGCGCCGCCAGCTCCGGAAGCAGCTTGCGGTAGAAGATCTCCCGGAACTCGGGGTCCTGATCCGCGGCCCACTCGTCGAACAGGTAGAAGGGCCGGTCCTCCAGCAGCGCCACGAGCATCGCGAGCCGCTTGCGCTGGCCCGTCGAGAGGCTGGTGGTGGAGAAGCGCCCGTCGACGATGCGCAGCTTCTTCTCCAGCGAGAACAGCCGGAGGTACTCCTCCACCTGGGCCGCGACCTCCCGGGAGGGCACCCCGCGCAGATTCTCGAACAGGTGGAAGTCGGAGAAGATGGCGGAGAAGGTGTTGCGATAGGCCTCGCGGTTCTGGTCCGTCACGGCGACGCCGTTCCAGAGCAGCTGTCCGGACTCGGGCGCATAGAGGCCGGTGAACAGCTTGGCCAACGTCGTCTTGCCGCTGCCATTGCCCCCGACGACGAAGACCAGCTCCCCGGGCCGCAGCTCCAGGTCGAGCGGCCCCACCCGGAATGCGTGTCCGTCCTGCGCCCCGAACGCGTACGTCACGCCGGAGAAGCGCACCTCGTGGCGCTCGCTGAGCACGGGCTCCAGCTGTGCGCTGCTGGAGCCGTCGTCGTTCAGCGCCTCGGTGAGCGAGACGTCGAGCTGCGAGAGCTTGTCGAGCGCGATCCCCGCCTGGGCCCAGCGCCCGACGTTCTCCACCAGGGAGCGGAAGGACCCCCACATGTACATCAGCGCCATCACGTAGCCGCGAGTGGCGGCGGTGTCGTGCGAGGTCAGCGTGGCCATGCCGAACAGCGCCAGGCCGAGCACGAGCCACGTGAAGAAGTGCATGAAGTTGCCGAGCACCGCGCCGCCATCCGAGGCCCGCACGCTCGTGCGCCGCACGCCCTCCACGGCGGGCGTGAAGTCGTGCTCGAAGAACTCCCCCCGGCGGCGCCCATGCAGCTTGAGCTCCTTGACGCCCTCCAGGATGTGCTGCTGCTGGCGGTACAGGTCGTCCTGCGCGTCACGCTCCGCGCGCCAGAGGGGGTGCAGCTTCCGGGCGGCCACGGCGTAGATGGCGACAAGCAGGGCCATCGCGGGCAGCACGAGCAGCAGCCCCTTCACGGAGAGCCACGCCATGTACGTCAGACAGCCGAGCACGATGGTGGAGCTGATCACGATGGAGGGCAGCGCGGACGCCGTGCCGACCACCGTCTGCAGGTCCTGCGTGAGCGCGGCAAGCACGGGGCCATGGCCCAGGGACTCCAGGCGGCGCAGGGGCGCGGCGAGGACGCGCCGGCCAATCCGCAGCCGCAGGTCGGCCGCGAGCGCGCGCGACAGCCTGGCGAGCAGCAGCTCCGGAAGGAGGTTGCTCACCATCACGCCCAGGCTCAGGGCCAGGTACGCGGCGATCATCATCGTCGTGATGGACGCCCCATCCCCCAGCGCCTCGCTGATCAACGCGAGCAGGGCGCTGTTGCACAGGCCCGCGACGCTCCCGACGACGGCGATCGCGATGACCGAGGCACTCGACCTGCGGAGCAACAACATGAAGAGGGAGAGCATGGTGGGGGTCCGTTGCCTCGGGCCACCGGGGCAGCCCGACGAGACGGTGCGGGCGAGCTTGCCAGAATCCGCGGGCCGGTAGCGAGCGGCCGTCTAGGACGCCACCCGTTGGAGGGGGACAGGCCCTGAGCGGGAGCGGTCCGCGAGCAGCTCCTCCAGGGCATCACAGGCGGCTCCAGCCGCGTCCGGCCCCGCCATCCGCCGGGCCTGTGTCTCACAGGCCTTGCGCACCCGGGGGTGGGTCAGGAGCTTCTGGAGCCTGGGCGCCACCGTGTCGGCGCGGTAGTCCTCGTCATGCACTGCGTCCGCGACGCCCAGCTTGATCAACCGCACGGCGTTGATGGGCTGGTCGAAGAAGCGCAGCGTCACGAGGAACTGGGGCAGTCCCGCCTGGAGCGCGCGCGCGGCGGTGCCGATGCCGCCATGGTGCACGAGCGCGGCGCAGCGGGGCAGCAGCTGGTGCATGGGCACGTAGGAGAATGTCGCGATGGAGTCGGGCAGGACGGAGGGCACCTGCGCGCGGGACTCGGACAGGAGGATGCCCCGGCGTCCGAGCCGCCGGCAGATCTCGATGCTGGTCGAGAAGTACGCCTCCGCGCCTCCACTGCGGAACGTCCCAGCGGCGAACACCACGGGTGGCTCCCCCGCGGCCAGGAAGGACTCC is a window from the Corallococcus soli genome containing:
- a CDS encoding cyclic peptide export ABC transporter, translating into MLSLFMLLLRRSSASVIAIAVVGSVAGLCNSALLALISEALGDGASITTMMIAAYLALSLGVMVSNLLPELLLARLSRALAADLRLRIGRRVLAAPLRRLESLGHGPVLAALTQDLQTVVGTASALPSIVISSTIVLGCLTYMAWLSVKGLLLVLPAMALLVAIYAVAARKLHPLWRAERDAQDDLYRQQQHILEGVKELKLHGRRRGEFFEHDFTPAVEGVRRTSVRASDGGAVLGNFMHFFTWLVLGLALFGMATLTSHDTAATRGYVMALMYMWGSFRSLVENVGRWAQAGIALDKLSQLDVSLTEALNDDGSSSAQLEPVLSERHEVRFSGVTYAFGAQDGHAFRVGPLDLELRPGELVFVVGGNGSGKTTLAKLFTGLYAPESGQLLWNGVAVTDQNREAYRNTFSAIFSDFHLFENLRGVPSREVAAQVEEYLRLFSLEKKLRIVDGRFSTTSLSTGQRKRLAMLVALLEDRPFYLFDEWAADQDPEFREIFYRKLLPELAARGKGVIVITHDDRFFHLAHRVIKLEYGRLVAAA